The Hyalangium minutum genome has a window encoding:
- a CDS encoding transposase zinc-binding domain-containing protein: MLAHGFARVRCESGKDEFLVAFWCKGRGVYPSCNAKRAHVTAVHLVERVLPHVPYRQWTRSFPHRVRWVLLKDVGPLSDVLTVFLRAGHALLRRRARRQSLRGGQVGAVSFIPFFGSALQVTPHFHSLVPDGVFVP; this comes from the coding sequence GTGCTGGCGCACGGCTTCGCGCGGGTGCGCTGCGAGAGTGGCAAGGACGAGTTTCTCGTCGCCTTCTGGTGCAAGGGACGAGGGGTGTACCCCTCCTGCAACGCGAAGCGGGCGCATGTGACGGCAGTGCATCTGGTGGAGCGGGTGCTGCCGCATGTGCCCTACCGGCAGTGGACGCGGTCCTTTCCGCATCGGGTGCGGTGGGTGCTGCTCAAGGACGTGGGGCCCCTCTCGGACGTCCTCACCGTTTTCCTGCGCGCGGGGCACGCCCTGCTGCGGCGGAGGGCACGGCGGCAGAGCCTACGTGGCGGGCAGGTTGGGGCCGTGTCGTTCATCCCGTTCTTCGGCTCCGCCTTGCAGGTGACTCCTCATTTCCACTCGCTGGTACCGGACGGCGTCTTCGTGCCGTGA